Proteins from one Planctomyces sp. SH-PL62 genomic window:
- a CDS encoding PQQ-binding-like beta-propeller repeat protein has translation MTWFRLHRRDRAATPSRTVGVFLACALAAMLAGVATSARGQGPGRSASKFYPDSSEAAESLLRNAANHARTEQWPEAVAIYQRVIDQFGDKVARLPRDLAAPGRAADDDFTLYVDLRAYCQRTLASLPPAALAAYRARRDAQAERWYDEGKENRDAAPLRRIVDEAFCTSWGDDALELLGDLAFQDGRFAEAVAMYRRLVPDDPDRQPDFPHPDPSVDLPRVEAKKILARAAMGDAETVAREAASFAERRGGAAGALAGRKGPLAESLKAAIAADALAPPAQGDARWPTFGGAPTRDKVLAEAVDVGSLQWRAAVDKITPSRGGYPGFRGPGQGTTFPPDRLLGYHPIVLGDQVLVASGSKVTAYNLGDRPETMTDGEGTTVEPAWTYNAEGPESLPQSRMPIWTIPRYTLTAVGRRVYARMGPTAPGFPNMPRLAMREGGGGADVGNSILALDLDRPGDKKLWVRRSGELALPGRPGEEGGRTVSFEGSPVADSRNVYVAVTDRREQTATYVACYDAADGSPRWIRYLGAASSENDAFMGLMGAGGGDSGSRLLSLDGPTLYYQTNLGAVASLDAETGAILWVATYPRNNAVRGPGGGERDLNPAVVHDGLVFVAPSDASAIFAFDAQSGRLRWKTDSIPEDVKISHLLGVAKGRLVATGDRVLLFDVRDGRLLHAWPDAGGREGFGRGLLAGGRIYWPTRTEIHVLDQATATIAAPPIRLAETYRTTGGNLVAGDGYLIVAQNDALMVFCQNSRLIERYRERIANRPDDAESHYRLARAAEAGGDAELALASYDTAARLARPSATVDDAPLIEAARDHEFRLLLRIAADLRRDKKPEAALERLESAARVARSPQDRLRARLTLADAFSDLRRPAEAIGVLQRLRDDDRLGTLTVASDDGRRAVRADLFVDDRLADVVREGGRAAYAEYDRRAREIYEKGRRDRDARLLAEAARAFPAAEVVPDALLALGETLEAEARSAEAASAYKRLLTLPAADDEARARALWRLARSYEAQGFLISARDAYLRLQSRFAGVRIAGGAGTGAEPKEADAAELASAELAREPLAGIAADRARPASPSPMVRRWRREVETLADARPLTAAGVPPALESGRTFLAGATALTALDPAGGEGRWTADLGGRAVWVGYLADKLVAATPRRVVGLDARTGAVRWRFGPDAEPAAEPKLDPFAREGTPKADAPADDDAPVPAPAPAPAPVALLHGFQAVGGRLFALRGDDELLALDGDSGLIDWSFSARGGGLNPLVGFGPERLVLQTGKPSEIVVLEAETGRGVARVPLAEGESLQRVPAALDEDHAIVVTDRRTVKKLDLARGRFDWEYRESAELPTYGAPRPLVDAERLLVIHDGRTLIRLDPANGARRWSALLGVDDLGERPDASAMDERRFYWTSGARLRALSLEDGASLWGRPLAGPSPARWSIALSDHAVLAYPEAAVLADDPSGPLPVVVRRQLDGALVQRFMLPTAIEAVALRLDPRGAVVSTPGGLWALGDRPPDGRP, from the coding sequence ATGACCTGGTTCCGGCTCCACCGGCGCGACCGCGCCGCGACTCCGTCCCGTACCGTCGGAGTCTTCCTGGCCTGCGCGCTGGCCGCGATGCTGGCCGGAGTCGCGACCTCGGCCCGAGGCCAGGGGCCGGGGCGAAGCGCCTCCAAGTTCTACCCGGACTCCAGCGAGGCGGCCGAATCGCTCCTGCGCAACGCGGCCAACCACGCCCGCACGGAGCAGTGGCCCGAGGCCGTGGCCATCTACCAGCGGGTCATCGACCAGTTCGGAGACAAGGTCGCCCGGCTCCCTCGCGATCTCGCCGCTCCGGGGCGGGCGGCCGACGACGACTTCACCCTCTACGTCGACCTTCGCGCCTACTGCCAACGCACGCTGGCGAGCCTCCCCCCGGCGGCCCTGGCGGCCTATCGGGCGCGTCGCGACGCCCAGGCCGAGCGGTGGTACGACGAGGGGAAGGAGAATCGGGACGCGGCGCCGCTGCGGCGGATCGTCGACGAGGCGTTCTGCACCTCCTGGGGCGACGACGCGCTGGAACTCCTGGGAGACCTGGCGTTCCAGGACGGTCGGTTCGCGGAGGCGGTCGCGATGTACCGTCGGCTCGTGCCGGACGATCCCGACAGGCAGCCGGACTTCCCCCACCCCGACCCTTCCGTCGACCTGCCGAGGGTGGAGGCCAAGAAGATCCTCGCCCGCGCGGCGATGGGAGACGCCGAGACCGTCGCCCGAGAGGCCGCCTCGTTCGCCGAGCGGCGGGGCGGGGCGGCCGGTGCGTTGGCCGGACGCAAGGGCCCGCTCGCCGAGAGCCTCAAAGCGGCGATCGCCGCCGACGCCCTGGCCCCCCCGGCGCAGGGCGACGCCCGCTGGCCGACGTTCGGCGGCGCGCCGACCCGAGACAAGGTGCTCGCCGAGGCCGTGGACGTCGGCTCGCTGCAATGGCGTGCGGCTGTGGACAAGATCACCCCGAGCCGGGGCGGCTATCCCGGATTCCGGGGCCCGGGCCAGGGGACCACGTTCCCCCCCGACCGCCTGCTGGGCTACCACCCGATCGTCCTGGGAGATCAGGTCCTCGTCGCCAGCGGCTCGAAGGTGACGGCGTACAACCTGGGCGACCGCCCCGAGACCATGACCGATGGGGAGGGGACGACCGTCGAGCCCGCCTGGACGTATAACGCCGAGGGCCCCGAATCGCTGCCCCAATCGCGGATGCCGATCTGGACCATCCCCCGCTACACGCTGACGGCCGTCGGCCGCCGGGTCTACGCCCGGATGGGTCCGACCGCCCCCGGCTTCCCCAACATGCCGAGGCTGGCGATGCGGGAGGGGGGCGGAGGGGCCGACGTGGGGAACTCCATCCTGGCGCTCGACCTCGACCGGCCCGGCGACAAGAAGCTCTGGGTGCGACGCTCCGGCGAGCTGGCCCTCCCCGGCCGACCGGGCGAGGAAGGGGGCCGGACCGTCTCCTTCGAGGGCTCCCCCGTCGCCGACTCGCGGAACGTGTACGTGGCCGTCACCGACCGCCGCGAGCAGACCGCCACCTACGTCGCCTGCTACGACGCGGCCGACGGCTCGCCGCGCTGGATTCGCTACCTGGGGGCCGCCTCGTCCGAGAACGACGCCTTCATGGGCCTGATGGGGGCGGGAGGGGGCGATTCAGGGAGTCGGCTTCTCTCGCTCGACGGCCCGACGCTCTACTACCAGACGAACCTGGGAGCCGTGGCGTCGCTCGACGCCGAGACCGGCGCGATCCTCTGGGTCGCCACCTATCCCCGGAACAACGCCGTCCGGGGCCCCGGCGGCGGCGAGCGCGACCTGAACCCGGCGGTGGTCCACGACGGCCTGGTGTTCGTCGCCCCCAGCGACGCCTCGGCGATCTTCGCCTTCGACGCCCAATCCGGCCGCCTGCGCTGGAAGACCGACTCGATCCCCGAAGACGTCAAGATCAGCCACTTGCTGGGGGTCGCCAAGGGCCGACTGGTGGCGACCGGGGACCGCGTGCTCCTGTTCGACGTGCGCGACGGCCGCCTGCTGCACGCCTGGCCCGACGCCGGGGGCCGCGAAGGGTTCGGCCGCGGCCTGCTCGCCGGGGGCCGGATCTACTGGCCGACCCGGACCGAGATCCACGTTCTGGACCAGGCGACCGCCACAATCGCCGCGCCGCCGATCCGGCTGGCGGAGACCTACCGCACGACCGGCGGCAACCTCGTCGCCGGGGACGGCTACCTGATCGTCGCCCAGAACGACGCCCTGATGGTCTTCTGCCAGAACAGCCGCCTGATCGAGCGCTACCGCGAGCGGATCGCGAACCGCCCCGACGACGCCGAGTCCCACTACCGCCTGGCGCGCGCCGCCGAGGCCGGAGGCGACGCCGAGCTGGCCCTGGCGTCGTACGACACGGCCGCACGCCTCGCCCGGCCCTCCGCAACGGTCGACGACGCCCCCCTGATCGAGGCGGCGCGGGACCACGAGTTCCGACTGCTGCTGCGGATCGCCGCCGACCTGAGGCGCGACAAGAAGCCCGAGGCGGCCCTCGAACGGCTCGAATCGGCGGCCCGGGTGGCCCGTTCGCCGCAAGACCGGCTCCGGGCCCGGCTCACCCTGGCCGACGCCTTCTCTGACCTGCGACGCCCCGCCGAGGCGATCGGCGTCCTGCAACGGCTCCGCGACGACGATCGGCTGGGGACGCTCACGGTGGCCTCGGACGACGGCCGCCGGGCCGTGCGCGCCGACCTCTTCGTCGACGACCGCCTGGCCGACGTCGTCCGCGAAGGGGGGAGGGCGGCCTACGCCGAATACGACCGTAGGGCGCGGGAGATTTATGAGAAAGGCCGGCGCGACCGCGACGCCCGACTCCTGGCCGAAGCCGCACGAGCCTTCCCCGCCGCCGAGGTCGTCCCCGATGCGCTCCTGGCCCTGGGCGAGACGCTCGAGGCCGAAGCCCGATCGGCCGAGGCGGCGTCGGCCTACAAGCGGCTCCTGACCCTCCCGGCGGCCGACGACGAGGCCCGCGCGCGGGCCCTCTGGCGGCTCGCCCGATCCTACGAGGCGCAGGGATTCCTCATCTCGGCCCGCGACGCTTACCTGCGGCTCCAGTCTCGATTCGCAGGCGTCCGGATCGCCGGCGGGGCGGGAACGGGAGCGGAACCGAAGGAGGCGGACGCCGCCGAGCTGGCCTCGGCCGAGTTGGCGCGGGAGCCCCTCGCCGGGATCGCCGCCGACCGCGCGCGTCCCGCGTCCCCGTCGCCGATGGTTCGCCGCTGGCGTCGGGAAGTGGAGACGCTCGCCGACGCCCGGCCGCTGACCGCCGCCGGCGTCCCCCCGGCGCTCGAATCGGGCCGGACCTTCCTCGCCGGCGCGACCGCCCTCACGGCCCTGGACCCGGCGGGGGGCGAGGGACGCTGGACCGCCGACCTGGGGGGCCGCGCCGTGTGGGTGGGCTATCTCGCGGACAAGCTCGTCGCCGCCACGCCTCGTCGGGTCGTGGGCCTGGACGCCCGCACCGGCGCGGTCCGCTGGCGGTTCGGCCCCGACGCCGAGCCCGCGGCCGAGCCGAAGCTCGACCCGTTCGCCCGCGAAGGGACGCCCAAGGCCGACGCGCCCGCCGACGACGACGCCCCCGTCCCCGCCCCCGCCCCCGCCCCCGCCCCCGTCGCCCTGCTGCACGGCTTCCAGGCGGTCGGCGGCCGGCTCTTCGCGCTTCGCGGCGACGACGAGCTGCTCGCCCTCGACGGCGACTCCGGGCTGATCGACTGGTCGTTCTCGGCTCGCGGAGGCGGCCTCAATCCGCTGGTCGGCTTCGGCCCCGAACGCCTGGTCCTCCAGACCGGGAAGCCGTCGGAGATCGTCGTGCTTGAGGCGGAGACCGGCCGGGGCGTCGCGCGGGTCCCGCTCGCCGAGGGGGAGTCGCTCCAACGAGTCCCCGCGGCGCTCGACGAGGACCACGCGATCGTCGTGACCGACCGTCGGACCGTCAAGAAGCTCGACCTGGCCCGGGGCCGCTTCGACTGGGAGTACCGCGAGAGCGCGGAGCTGCCGACCTACGGCGCGCCCCGCCCCCTGGTCGACGCCGAGCGTCTGCTGGTCATCCACGACGGCCGGACCCTGATCCGGCTCGACCCGGCGAACGGGGCGCGGCGGTGGTCGGCGCTGCTGGGGGTGGACGACCTGGGCGAGCGTCCCGACGCCTCGGCGATGGACGAACGGCGGTTCTACTGGACCAGCGGGGCCCGGCTCCGGGCCCTCTCGCTCGAGGACGGCGCCTCGTTGTGGGGCCGCCCGCTGGCGGGGCCGTCGCCGGCCCGCTGGTCGATCGCCCTGAGCGACCACGCGGTCCTCGCCTACCCCGAGGCCGCGGTCCTGGCCGACGACCCGTCGGGTCCGCTCCCCGTGGTCGTCCGCCGCCAGCTCGACGGGGCGCTGGTGCAGCGGTTCATGCTGCCGACCGCCATCGAGGCCGTGGCCCTCCGCCTGGACCCCCGCGGTGCCGTGGTCTCCACCCCCGGCGGCCTCTGGGCCCTGGGCGACCGCCCCCCGGACGGACGCCCCTGA
- a CDS encoding AAA family ATPase, with translation MAAVERLKAAYDTLRAEMSKVIVGQNRVVEELLVSIFARGHCLLIGVPGLAKTLMIHTLSDALNLTYNRIQFTPDLMPSDITGTEVIQEDKATGVRHFKFLRGPVFANIVLADEINRTPPKTQAALLEAMQERQVTVGGERHRLPDPFFVLATQNPIEQEGTYPLPEAQLDRFMFNVLVDYPDEEEEVDIVRKTTSIARPGVSKVLSANEILALQEIVRRVPAADHAVKYAVRLTRATRRDREEAPTFVRDYVSWGAGPRASQYLVLAAKARAVLHGRFHVSIEDIRAVAQPVLRHRIITNFNAEAEGLKPDDVVERLIKTIPVDEREADQSGKLPKLFRSADVG, from the coding sequence ATCGCGGCCGTCGAACGCCTCAAGGCCGCCTACGACACCCTCCGCGCCGAGATGAGCAAGGTCATCGTCGGCCAGAACAGGGTGGTCGAGGAGCTGCTGGTCTCGATCTTCGCCCGCGGCCACTGCCTGCTGATCGGTGTCCCCGGCCTGGCCAAGACGCTGATGATCCACACCCTGTCCGACGCCCTGAACCTCACCTACAACCGGATCCAGTTCACCCCCGACCTGATGCCCTCGGACATCACCGGGACCGAGGTGATCCAGGAGGACAAGGCCACCGGCGTCCGCCACTTCAAGTTCCTCCGCGGGCCGGTCTTCGCCAACATCGTGCTGGCCGACGAGATCAACCGGACCCCCCCCAAGACCCAGGCCGCGCTCCTGGAGGCCATGCAGGAGCGGCAGGTGACCGTGGGGGGAGAGCGGCACCGCCTCCCGGACCCGTTCTTCGTCCTGGCGACCCAGAACCCGATCGAACAGGAAGGGACATACCCGCTCCCCGAGGCCCAGCTCGACCGCTTCATGTTCAACGTCCTGGTGGACTACCCGGACGAGGAGGAAGAGGTCGACATCGTCCGCAAGACGACGAGCATCGCGCGGCCGGGCGTCTCCAAGGTCCTGTCGGCCAACGAGATCCTGGCGCTTCAGGAGATCGTCCGGCGGGTGCCGGCGGCCGACCACGCGGTCAAGTACGCCGTGCGGCTGACCCGGGCGACGCGTCGCGACCGCGAGGAGGCGCCGACCTTCGTCCGCGACTACGTGAGCTGGGGCGCCGGCCCCCGCGCCAGCCAGTACCTCGTGCTGGCCGCCAAGGCGCGGGCCGTGCTCCACGGACGGTTCCACGTCTCGATCGAGGACATCCGCGCGGTCGCCCAGCCGGTCCTCCGCCACCGGATCATCACCAACTTCAACGCCGAGGCCGAGGGCCTCAAGCCCGACGACGTGGTGGAGCGCCTGATCAAGACCATCCCGGTCGACGAACGCGAGGCCGATCAGAGTGGAAAACTACCAAAGCTATTTAGATCCGCAGACGTTGGCTAG
- a CDS encoding DUF58 domain-containing protein yields MENYQSYLDPQTLASVEGLDLQARLLVEGYVAGMHPSPYHGFSVEFAEHREYVPGDDVRHVDWKVWSKTDKLYLKQYEEETNLLLYLLLDTSESMSYASEGRVSKFKYAQFVVAALAYLILQQQDSVGLALFDDSVRRYLKPAGQPSHLKELIHLLDVTPARDKSDLGAVLHDLSERFRKRGVVAIFSDLLDDPTKVLAGLKHFRHRRHEVVVFHVLDPDEVDFPFRDPTLFLGMEGLPDVAADPAVLGAAYRKEVADYLDALKKGCRMIDIDYVPLRTDQPLDVALSAYLASRAARKR; encoded by the coding sequence GTGGAAAACTACCAAAGCTATTTAGATCCGCAGACGTTGGCTAGCGTCGAGGGCCTGGACCTCCAGGCCCGGCTGCTGGTCGAAGGCTACGTCGCCGGCATGCACCCGAGTCCGTACCACGGCTTCTCGGTCGAGTTCGCCGAGCACCGCGAATACGTCCCCGGCGACGACGTCCGCCACGTCGACTGGAAAGTCTGGTCCAAGACCGACAAGCTCTACCTCAAGCAGTATGAGGAGGAGACCAACCTCCTCCTGTACCTGCTCCTGGACACCAGCGAGTCGATGTCCTACGCCTCCGAGGGCCGGGTCTCGAAGTTCAAGTACGCGCAGTTCGTCGTCGCGGCGCTGGCGTACCTGATCCTCCAGCAGCAGGACTCGGTCGGCCTGGCCCTGTTCGACGACTCGGTGAGGCGCTACCTCAAGCCGGCGGGGCAGCCGTCGCACCTGAAAGAGCTGATCCACCTCCTGGACGTCACCCCGGCGCGGGACAAGTCGGACCTGGGGGCCGTCCTCCACGACCTGTCCGAACGGTTCCGAAAGCGAGGCGTGGTCGCGATCTTCTCGGACCTTCTCGACGACCCGACGAAGGTGCTGGCCGGGCTGAAACACTTTCGCCACCGTCGCCACGAGGTCGTCGTCTTCCACGTGCTCGACCCCGACGAGGTCGACTTCCCATTCCGCGACCCGACCCTGTTCCTGGGGATGGAGGGCCTCCCCGACGTCGCCGCCGACCCCGCCGTCCTGGGCGCCGCCTACCGCAAGGAGGTGGCCGACTACCTCGACGCCCTGAAAAAAGGCTGCCGGATGATCGACATCGATTACGTCCCGCTGCGCACCGACCAACCGCTCGACGTCGCCCTCTCCGCCTACCTCGCCTCGCGGGCGGCGCGGAAGCGATAA
- a CDS encoding BatA domain-containing protein: MAASLFLAPILAVGFANAGLLYGLAAASIPILIHLLNRRKRREVRWAAMRFLAAALAKNQRRIRIEQWLLLALRCLLVALVVGAMAKPFLESFGNVIPGGRTHRVIVMDASMSMAAKSGGSTRFDQAKAVASQLIKDSRRGDAASLVLMSDPPRVVVGEPSPNLDAIRKEIGELTQGEGGVDLEATFEAVDRVLEASSIAQKELVFLSDLQAASWRPRIGNGDGGEKGDGVEKGESSGDEGLKRSIDRIEARRPRSVVIDLGKAGGGNRAVVELAADRPVITPATTVAITALVKNFGPTPAEGVRVRLTTDGRLGPEQVVDLPVGEVVPVVFNQQFTAPGDHVLEATLDEDALPPDDRRLLVATVREAVNVLLVDGDYKSEAFLAETDFLAQALAPGESAEGETDPIRVEVVPESRLARRDLAVYDVVALCNVAQFSPVEVEALEGFLEQGGGVVVFGGDQVSADNYNRLLFADGRGILPAAVGEVVGDAAKKESAFRFDPLGFRHPILADFRNQADPVIAGLTQTQIWSYLKLAVPKDSAARVALAFDDGDPAVVEASRRRGRLFLSAIPADADWSNWPAHRSYPPVMHALIMEAASGRQAERTIQVGQAFDQTFPAASAGAPATVTTPKGVATAVKLKAEGGLARLHFEQTDAAGAYQVKLGPPAATDLAFAANPDPAESDPARLERAGLAERLPGWKFVLLADGRELARNAAAVGRRGELHRPLLYGVLALLMIESFAAWRFGRVGSR; the protein is encoded by the coding sequence ATGGCCGCGTCATTATTCCTCGCACCGATCCTGGCCGTCGGGTTCGCCAACGCGGGGCTCCTCTATGGGCTCGCGGCGGCGTCGATCCCGATCCTGATCCATCTGCTGAACCGCCGCAAGCGCCGGGAAGTCCGGTGGGCGGCCATGCGGTTTCTCGCCGCGGCGCTGGCCAAGAACCAGCGGCGGATCCGCATCGAGCAGTGGCTCTTGCTCGCGCTGCGCTGCCTGCTGGTGGCGTTGGTGGTCGGGGCGATGGCGAAGCCGTTTCTGGAGTCGTTCGGCAACGTCATCCCGGGGGGACGGACCCATCGGGTGATCGTGATGGACGCCTCGATGAGCATGGCGGCGAAGTCCGGCGGGTCGACCCGGTTCGACCAGGCCAAGGCCGTCGCGTCCCAGTTGATCAAGGACTCGCGCCGCGGCGACGCCGCGAGCCTGGTGCTGATGAGCGACCCGCCCCGCGTCGTCGTCGGCGAGCCCTCGCCCAACCTCGACGCGATCCGCAAGGAGATCGGCGAACTCACCCAGGGGGAAGGGGGCGTCGACCTGGAAGCGACCTTCGAGGCCGTCGACCGCGTATTGGAAGCCTCCTCGATCGCCCAGAAGGAGTTGGTGTTCCTCTCCGACCTGCAGGCCGCGAGCTGGCGGCCCCGGATCGGGAACGGCGACGGAGGCGAAAAAGGAGACGGAGTTGAAAAAGGAGAGTCGAGCGGCGACGAGGGGCTGAAACGCTCGATCGACCGGATCGAGGCCCGCCGGCCCCGCTCGGTGGTCATCGACCTGGGGAAGGCGGGCGGCGGCAACCGCGCCGTGGTGGAGCTGGCGGCGGATCGGCCGGTGATCACGCCGGCGACGACCGTGGCGATCACGGCGCTCGTGAAGAATTTCGGCCCGACGCCCGCCGAGGGGGTCCGGGTCCGGCTCACGACCGACGGCCGCCTCGGGCCCGAACAGGTCGTCGACCTCCCCGTCGGCGAGGTCGTCCCGGTCGTCTTCAACCAGCAGTTCACCGCGCCGGGGGACCACGTTTTGGAGGCGACCCTCGACGAGGATGCGCTCCCGCCGGACGACCGCCGCCTGCTGGTCGCGACGGTGCGCGAGGCCGTGAACGTCCTGCTGGTCGACGGCGACTACAAGTCGGAGGCGTTCCTGGCCGAGACCGACTTCCTCGCCCAGGCGCTGGCCCCCGGCGAATCGGCCGAGGGAGAGACCGATCCGATCCGCGTGGAGGTCGTCCCCGAGAGTCGGCTCGCCCGTCGCGACCTGGCGGTCTACGACGTGGTGGCCCTCTGCAACGTGGCCCAGTTCAGCCCGGTGGAGGTCGAGGCCCTGGAAGGCTTCCTGGAGCAGGGGGGGGGCGTCGTCGTCTTCGGCGGAGATCAGGTCTCGGCGGACAACTACAATCGGCTCCTGTTCGCCGACGGCCGGGGGATCCTGCCGGCCGCGGTCGGCGAGGTCGTGGGGGACGCGGCCAAGAAGGAGTCGGCCTTCCGGTTCGACCCGCTGGGCTTCCGCCACCCGATCCTGGCCGACTTCCGCAACCAGGCCGATCCGGTGATCGCCGGCCTGACCCAGACCCAAATCTGGAGCTACCTGAAACTGGCCGTGCCGAAGGACTCGGCGGCCCGCGTCGCGCTGGCGTTCGACGACGGCGACCCGGCCGTGGTCGAGGCGTCGAGACGGCGGGGACGGTTGTTCCTGTCGGCGATCCCGGCCGACGCCGACTGGTCGAACTGGCCCGCGCACCGGAGCTACCCGCCGGTCATGCACGCCCTGATCATGGAGGCGGCCTCGGGACGACAGGCCGAGCGGACGATCCAGGTCGGTCAGGCGTTCGATCAGACGTTCCCCGCCGCCTCGGCCGGCGCTCCAGCGACCGTGACGACGCCGAAAGGCGTGGCGACGGCCGTGAAGCTCAAGGCCGAAGGGGGCCTGGCACGGCTCCACTTCGAACAGACGGACGCCGCCGGGGCCTACCAGGTGAAGCTGGGACCGCCGGCCGCGACCGACCTGGCGTTCGCCGCCAACCCCGACCCTGCCGAGAGCGACCCGGCGAGGCTCGAACGGGCGGGCCTGGCGGAACGGCTGCCGGGCTGGAAGTTCGTGCTCCTGGCCGACGGCCGCGAGCTGGCCCGTAACGCCGCCGCCGTCGGCCGCCGGGGGGAGCTGCACCGGCCGCTCCTGTACGGCGTGCTGGCCCTCTTGATGATCGAGTCGTTCGCCGCCTGGCGGTTCGGCCGGGTCGGCTCGCGATGA